Genomic DNA from Xiphophorus hellerii strain 12219 chromosome 16, Xiphophorus_hellerii-4.1, whole genome shotgun sequence:
GTCCAGTGGAGCCGGACGGGCTGCAGCGTCCTCTCTCCTCACTTTCACGATGTTAGGAGTTAAgttaaagttattttgtgttttaagggCAAGAGAGAATAAAGCGTGTTCCCTCCCCTCGTTTCGATCGGATGTAATGGACCAATGGAGCAGAGCAGAACTGGGAAGTTAAAGGTgaagttttgaatatttttactgataaaatCAGTTGAAGGTTTTAAGTTTTAAGGCAAAAACCGATGAATTCACAGCAGTCTgccttaaataaatgtaaataaataataaaaaataactttcccATCAGGGAACTGGGAACTCCCAGATCCACATGACCATTTAGGTGCAAATGagagcaaaaatattaataaaaagtttgtgaaattcacaaaaaactgccaacatttgaaaaatgctgGGCTATTgggacttcctgttttctgtccaATCAGAGCCCAGAGAGACACGCCCACTCTCTCTcgcctctgattggttctgaaggttctgcAGATGGTTCTGATGTTCCTGGGTAAAGAATTATTTTGACAGCCACTGTTTGGACCTTCATACTGTACATAGAAAGGGTGGgagtcaccatggcaacagttGAAGATTGAAGGTTTTAAGTCAGTCAGAAATTAGCAACAATGATTTGggttagcaagctaaatgttcagcataatattttttctggttttatttattggatcaggaaataaataaaaccaaagattTAGCTTGCCAACATATAACttacaatatttaatttacaaaataaatatttagcttgatgataaatatttagtgagGCAGCTGACAACTTAcctacaaactaaatattgtcactttatatatatatgagctAGCTtctttactaaatatttaggttataaattaaatattcttgCTAGCTCTCAGctgaatatttaacttgctaacgGTTTAGCTTGAAACTAACATTTATAAATTACATGAttgaaaagtgaaaactttTTCTCCTCTAACAGACTATTTAACCCTAATTATTGCTGCTAATATGTGACTGTGCAACTTTACAAACGCACTTCGTAGGAAATAGGTTagcaaccagaaccacagctggCCCAAAAGAACTCAAAGCCCGCCTCCTTTACCAGAAACATGGCTCTCAGTCCCGCGGGGCTAATGCTAGCAGCTAGCAGCGGGGAGGGCCAGGTTTCACCTTATTTCAGGTTATTTCTGACTgataaagttttagtttttaaaaaaatctgaaacaaaatcaGTCTGATTACATGTAAATACTTCTTGACCTTATTTAAATGCGGTTCCTGAGCAGAACCTGATCAGGGAAAAGGAACAAAACGGGAACCTCAACTTCCCAAAACTCAGCAACGTGACGTCATTTCCCCCGGAAAACCGGGGAGTCCGCTGACAGGTGGACCGGGTCCGTCACACCTGGACCCGACCTGAAGCTCCTTCTCTGCGAgacaaacagaacagaacctCAGGAATGGACCGGGTAGGCGGACAGGAATCCCGGCAGGTTTCCGCATGAATCGCCTCGGATCAGCAGCTTCTACCTGTTCCCTCCCAGCAGCTCACCTGGGCCACAGGTGGAGTTGATTTTAACCAGCAGACATCAGAAATAAGGTTGATTCAGAACCAGGCTGCTGAGCAGAACCCTCgttttaaaaacccaaacatctGAACGGTTTCTAATTTCACTCAAATTAAACCAAGCTAACCGGAAACAGCaaacaaactttacatttaatCTCTTTAACTGAAACAGTTCCTTACCTTCTCCTCCGCCACTATTCCAGTTTCTGCCCCAAACCCTGAAAGTCAGGTCTGTGACGTCATCGGGAGGCGGGGCTAGCAGAAGTGGCCAGGTGAGTCTGCGGGTGGAGACACCTGCTGCACCTGTTTGATGCTGTTTTAGTCACAGATCATCCAGGAAGGATTCATTCATAAACCTGGTGGTTTTGGAAAAccagaaaaattatttcaaactaTTTTAGGGCCTATAATAACGGAAAAGTATtataagaatataagtaaaactaatttaaatttaaaaaaccaatacaataaaaatgacttaGAAAGAAAAGTAGTGTTTCGtagtaataataacaataataataataaaactagcataaaatttaaattaaaaactaagtaaaacaaaagtaagaaaaataaaataaactgagattaatataaaattaaacaaaaaactttagtaaaataaaaaattaaaataaaaagtagaaaataaataaaattaacccccaaaaaattaagtaaaaggaaattaaaagaaaagtaaattaaGAAGTAAAGTAAATTGAGCTTATTTAATAACTAAAGATACTTTCAGGGACAAAATTTAcacaactaaacaaaataaaaaacataaacctacaacagtttgaaaaagtcacctgacctttgacccttgcTGGAGGGCAGTGGACGGACGACGCCCCTTCACTGTCTCTTTCTGGAAAGACTTTATTATATTCAGTCTCATATCCTCaacagtttttcacttttatacACAGATGTACTTTTTGGTTTCTACAATGTCTGTCCTGCTAATAAGAAtcaattttatgtaattaatcTATTGTAAATTCTAGTTAAATTTCATATTCATAAATgcaatttaatgtgtttttatctgaattACAACACTATGCAGAAACTATACAGACTCTACGATCCCAAAGCTGTAAAGACTTTTGAAATTCTTTAACTGTCTTCCCTGAAACATTCTTATCTGTTTGTATTATACTTTCTATTGTTTCTATTCCATGTAACCCCTGCTGGTTTTTACCTTTTCCCTCATTCTAtacattttattgacattttgatgccgtaataaaaagacaaaaaacaaacccgGACCGGACGGACAACATTCCTGCGGCGCGGCgctctgagcatgctcagtgcGGTTTCTCTGACGTCACAGGCTGCTGGTTTGAAATCCggttttaatgaaaacatcagTAGCAGTCCCAGTTCATCGTCATGGCAACCGGTGATGTCAGAGCCTTCGGTTAAACTGAGAGCCGTCTAAACCCGTCCAGAACCAAAACCGCAGAGCTGcagtcagaggtcagaggtcagcaccAGAACCAgttccggttctgatccggtccaTCTTAATATTCTGTTGGTAACTAAGGAACAGAACCAGACTTTCTGAATTCAGTTACATTTCTGAGGTTCAAAGTTACATTTCATTGTTTGTGTAATTGTGtgaatttattttgcatttttaatttcttggtgtttaaaaacatttcagctccTGAAGTCACAGAACGTTGATGAATTTTGACGTTAGCTCAGCTGCTTTCTTCAGATTCTGGTTCCgattctttgtgtttgtggattATTAATGTAGATGTGTGGagtgaattttacatccatATTCATCTCACTGAAACTGTTCATGTTTCCTCTCCTTTCAGGttcagtaaattaaataaattaaaacatccGTCCCAATAAAACCCAAAGGTCAGtttaaaataacctttaatCAGGTGTTTCATTCAGGACATATgtgtgttttcaaatgttttattgatgtaatcttctaattttaaatgttttgtaacaACTGGAAGtagaaaatcatcaaaatgaacaaataaaatgacactCATCCATCTGAGCGTAATTAATCTAAAGTCAGTAATGTTGATTCTCTAGCTGCACTGGTTGCTCTGTCCACTGTCGCCGCGTGCTTGCTCTGGACCAGGAAGCAGAACGCCGCCGTTTCATTAGCGTCACATTTTAGTTTAATGTTCTGCAACCGAATCAAACTCAGCTGCAGATTGAATCTTCATCCATGGTCTTCCTCTTTTCCAGGAAGAGGTcgtgaggtcagaggtcacagatGATCTCTGGCACCCGATCAGGAGAAATCGGGCTATTCTGGGAAAAATCCAAGATTTTCTGATCTAAAGTTAAAATtctgattaaataatttaagtttaaacATCAGGAGAGAAAAacttcagaataaaacaaaacggGTCGACTTGGTTCTGTTAGAAAGCCTTTTAtaaatccaaatataaaaacCAGTCGCAGAGTTCTGTTTCCTGTTGGACCGACTGACCCAAACCCAACAGGCTTCAGGTGTTCAGGAATAACTGAGCCGGGTTCTGGttaggttctggttctggttctggtcctgagTCTCTTCAGAAGTCCTTGTAGTGCAGCAGcctgaacacaaacacagacccAGAGGAAGTGgctgtttgtgagcataaagtttatcATGAaccaaacagtaaaaatgtttttaatgaaaataaaacctgtttcctctgattctgttttattcttacaaacACGTCTGTGTTTAACAGGTAGGATATTCTAATAAAGGATTAGTGCTTTTCACTTTAAATGGGTAGgatattcagatgaaggaaATGATCTTCTTGTGGTTTCATCATAGATAtaaagctaagctaactatAACTGCTAAGCTTCCACTACAGTCACTCAAATAAtccaatatatttaacattatcaACCTGCTGTAGTTTGTAAACATAACGGTAGCAGTTTTCGACGGGTAGCACAGACAGATAGACTTGGCTATCTATCCGTGCtacggtaggaaaatctgacgaggtagcACAGATTGTCAGAACTCCTGGCTGCCTGGAGTTCAATGTGACTGGTTCACCACAGAGCTTTTAAATCCCCCATACGGTTCCGGTTTGGTGGGTGTCCTCACTGTCATCTCCATGGTGctccagaagctgcagctgcacagGAAATGCTTCAGATATTCACTGTTTGAAAGCAGAAGAGCTGATTGGCTGGCTGACCTGAACAGGGGGGCGTGTCCTTTGTTGTTGGCCAATGAGAAGAAGCCGCTGTGTGGCGAGAAGTCCAGGCAGCCGACCCGGTGAGCGACCTTCCTGCTGGCCACGGGGAAATTGGAGAAGACGGTGAGGCTGGGCAGGTGGACCTGAGCAGAGGCAGGTGGAGGTTAGCAACCAGCGGCGTCACGGCAACCGGCGTCATGGCAACCGGCGCTCACCAGCCGCACGGCTTCGTCTTCCACTCGCGAGGCGACAGCCAGGATCTCAGAGgtggggttaaaggtcagagaTGTGGCAGAGGTCAGCAGGTTCATCACCGCTCTGAGAGGCTTTGGATTGGTCGAATTAAGACACGCCTCCTGGGAGTAGACGTTGACCACGCCCGCCTGGGAGCTGAGGCATGGAGGAGGGATCACGTGACCCGACGGTCTGCATATCACAATCtgctctcagccaatcagagaggagGTCTGGGAATGGGCGTGGCTTACCCGCAGGCCAGGTAGCGACCGTCCGGCGAAGCGGCGATGGCCGTCCCCTTCACGCAGCCGTCATCCATGAACCGGCTGAGGCACCGACTGCTGCGAACGTCCCACACAAACACCTCGCCTTCCTCTGCACCGGGGCGATGACATCACACACAGTCACATGACCCACAGGGGGCGATGACATCACACACAGAGTCACACACTCACCTGAGTTCACAAAGGCTTTGCTGCCGTCGGGACAGAAAGCCACGCCGCTGACGTCACCGTTGATCTTCATGCTGCGGATGATCTCATTGGTCTAGAcggagaaaagaagaagaagaagaagctgagcTGATTAGTCActgacagaagaagaagaaccagcagcagaagaagaacctTCAGCGTGAGCATGTGCAGGTATCCGTTGGTCCCGGTCAGCAGCAGAGCACCCCCGTCAGGACACACAGAGAAGTCCTTCACTCTGGCTTCACTCAGACCTAAACCCGACACGGAgaagcttttattgtgaaaggtcAGCCTCAGCGGCAAGCCTCAGCGGCGGTGGGGGACTGACCCCTGACGGAGCGGACCGGCGCCACGCGGCCCTCCATCATGTCGTACAGGTAGAACATCTTGTTCCGCAGGCTGGTGGCGATCACCGTCCGCCCGTCCCGGCTGAACCGGGCCTGGTGGACCGGGAACCGCTCCAGGTGGACGCTCTGGATCTTCGGGTTCGTCTTCCCGTCCACCTGCAGACAAGCCGGGTTAGACTCACACGGCGACCTCTGACCCCCGAGCCGCAAGAGGAGGACCGTACCTGGAAGAGGGAGACGGACTGGTCGAGTCCCGCCGTCATGACGACCTGTGCCGACGGGTGGAACTGTACCGTGGTGAGCCGGTCCGCCGAGGGGCGGGCGCTGTTGGCATGGAGACACTTCTTCATCTGGAGAcgcagaaccaggaccagaatcAGAACTGGAACCAGCAGGTCAGTGCGTCGGTCCATTCCTCGGCGGCGGCGGAACCGTTCAGACTCACCCTCAGGACGCCGCTGGGAAGACTCTCTGAAGGCGCCACAAAGTTCCCCGTCCTCCTGAGGAGGTcgtcctcttcttcctcctcctcctcttcttcttcatcaaGAGCTGCAGGATCacagagtcagaaccagaaccagaaccaggaggctGACATGgattcacctttttttttcttcttcttctggtcgCTGCTCTGCGCCCAGGATGGAGTTCCTCCCATCGACTTCTGaaacctgaaaacaaaattcatttttatttacaactcTTGGATGGAAAATCATAAAGAGTCTAAGAAGCAAACATCCCAGGCTcccatgttgatgtttttaggACATTTTATGAGCCTGTAGCTCATATTCAACAGGAAACTGTCAGGCCTGTCGctataatcaataaatcacatgataaattaaaacaaactcaatcgtttccatttatttctaccaaaaactgatgATAAAGTCTTCAGTCTAATGTTCTGGTCTCCTTTGAAGGACTTGGTCtaattcatttgatttattttggatattcaaaatgtcttccagttaaagagttaaatgttcattagagcTTAAAGTTAAGTTTGATAAAATCTGAttatgtgttcttgcattattattgttataaataGTAACTCACTGCTCCTTCATCCTCTGCTGCAGCCTCTGCTTGGACATGGCCGACTCTGCATCTCCTTTCATCAGGTTTCTACGGTAACGGTGCTTCAAGTCCACCctgacacagacagacagacgctGTTAAATTCGTTACAGgtggaaacaggaagtaagTGTTTCATTGCTGGGACTTACTCTTCCTCCAGCTCGTCGTCTTCGTCCACCCAGGCAGCTTTCCTGGGCTGCGGCTGCTGACGAGGCTCTTCCTCCCCCTCCGAGTCTTCATCCCCACCGCCCTCCTCATCCTCCAGCTGCAGGCCACTGGtctgctcctcttcatcctcctgcAATAACACACATTTAAAGCTGAACAACTCTACCTGTGTGTAGAACTATGCTTTTGCTGAGGATGATGAATTATTAAGAATCTCAAACAGCCAAAACATTGTGAAGTTTTAAACAGCGAGACAAATTTTCCTCCAGTAACTGAAATGAGTGAAATGAAGTCTAGGATGAGACCTGAAGCAGCCTCCCATTGAATTAAATAAGCAGTTTCTGATTAAAAAGTTGAGTCGACAATTTTAATAAGTTGTCACAGTTTgctgtaaaatgttgttttatttataaacgTGAGCTTCTGAaactttgatcattttctgaATGAGGTCTGGTGAAGTCACAACAGCATCAACATCAAATAAAGGTACTTAAGAAACAGTTTTAAACTGAGCCCATTTTTTATGTCAAGAAGTTGATTTTATTAtagaaaaataacacttttacgtaatttttaaacatttgagaGAATTAAAGTTAAATTCACTGTTTTCTGAATGAAGTCTGGTGCTTCACCTCCACCAGCCtctccagcagctcctcctccgcTCCAAACACCAGCGTCTCTAGCCGCTTCACCGAGCCGTCCTCCTCTCCCAGAACCGCCAGCCTCTTCAGGTTCTGCTGCCGccgctgctcctcttcctccgggTCGAACTTCGGAGGTCGGCTTCTCTTCTTCGCCGTTATTTTATTCTCGGTCACCGGAAGCTTGATAACGTTTTCGTCCTCCATGTTGCTCCCGCCGACGGCACCAAAGTCCCAACAGAAATTAAAGGATTTAAGCCCCGCAGAAGAAACGAGCTGATTTCCAGGTTCTTCTCTACATGAAGCAGGTTTTTTAACACATGTGCTGGAACTGTTTTTCCGCTTCACCACGATCACGTGTTTCCGGAGTCAGCCACTAAAAACCAGGGGGAAATGAAACTCTGCCACCATCCGTTCAAGCAGAGAACTACAGGAAGAAAACTGTCAGTATGTGGAAACCTTTTTAACTGTTAAAGTATTCACACTATGATGTCCTCGACTTGAGTTCTCGATTTTTCAGCAGCTAGAGCGTCGTTGCTCCACTAACCAaactttaactttctttttacgtgtttattgaagaGTGGCCTCTGACCACTGCCTTCACTTTGGCCATCGTAAACTGAAATGTACAAAGCATAGTATTAGCTAGCATAGTATTAGCTAACATAGTATTAGCTAACATAGTATTAGCTAGCATAGTATTAGCTAACATAGTATTAGCTAACAAACTTTGTAAATTAGCCATGCTTACTgcgagctaaaaaaaaacaaaacattttgatagaTGATTTAAACATACAAATTATTCACACCACCGTTacacaaaacaaagataaaaattataattatgaaaataattataatttttattacGTTAGCTCGGTGCTCTTAGGAACCTCTAGTGGTGTGGGGGCCTACCTTGCacatgccttgggccggccctggctGCATTTAAACTCTGATACAAATTGAGCTGTGATGGAAACTTTGGGTTTCATTTAGGGGCAACAGAGTGAAGGggttcaaaaacatttaagtttgagGCTGAAACgggacaaaatgtggaaaattcaTGACATATTTTagacttaaataaatgaaaatctggtttaattatatattaaatatcaccaaatgtaaatatttttgaaaccaTTAATGCAGcctttattgtttattgagacaaactaaaaaaaacttttacatgtGTGCAAAGTAAATAATTATGTTTATAAATCTGTAGccagaaaaattaattttacaactttaattCTCAGGATTAATCAGAATCCTTTAGCCAAGAGTCACAGAGTCACACAGAGGGACCAGAAGCTGCTGGAGTTTATTCAGAGACCAGTTAGACCAGTTAGAGAGCATGCAGCTGGACTGGGACTGCTGCAGGACGACACCGTCCTCTGCAGCCAGGGGGCGACACCGAGTGTATTCTGACACAAACAGCAAATCAGGAGATTTCTGAACCAGCATGGAAACCCGGAACCAGCGGAACCGGACAGGAGAACGTTCTGCATGCAGAAACATCAGGAGGTTCGCGAAGAACATGGCCAGACCAAAACACACAGGAGCTGCAGtattacaaatatatacagaaCCGGAACCGCAGGAGAAAGTCCAGTCCGAGGAGAAGAAATGGAAatcaaaactaaacttttattCCTGCAGAAACcacaaatgatcattttaatatttttattagtaaaatcaAAGATTTGCTCCTGGGCTCAGGTTCTGGTCAGAACCGGACCGAGGTCCGAATGACTCTTCGACTTTACTCAGAACCTTTTGTCTCATCCACATGGTATCTGAACGCCTTCGGACCTTTTCCATCATTTTATCCCAGaataaatttgatcttttattaatttctccTAAACGTTAGGAGATGCTGACTTCAGTACCAGAACCTTTTGGGTTCTcagaatgacagaaaataacgTTCAGAATCTCAGAACCGCTCCGATCCATCAGAACCTCCATCCAGAGTCCAGTTGGATCTAACCCGACCCAGTTTCTGTAACTGGGTCGATTTTCCCAGAATGCTCCAGCTCAGATTGATGGTGGTTCTGACCCTGTAGAACATCCAGGACCTTCTAGATCCAGCCAGCTCCTCATCCAGTCACAAGTCTGTCTCTGGaggacttcctgtttctgtccaATCAGAGCCCAGAGAGCAGAAAGACACGCCCACTCTCACATCTGATTGGTGAAACTGGACCTGGAGGTTCTATtgaacctgcagcagaaccagaaccatggGAATCCAGCAGGAGGTTCTGATGGAggtcagaaaaaatattttgatatgatttaaaattttctgagaaaaggaaggaatcaccatggcaaccagtgacaTCACTTAGCAGCTTCTTCTTAACCCTGCAGAACCAACAGATGGGTTCTGCAGAATTTTGTacaaaattttcaaattttaactttctttttctttcacatttcaggatcagaaccaaacgGTTTTGTTGCCCAACGTGCAGCTGCAGTGAATCATGGGAAACTATGAAGCAGGTCCGTTTGTCCTGGTTTGGTCCATGTTGGCACTTAAAGAGGCGACCTGTTTAGGAACCGGCCCATTTGGATGCGTCGTCagcgatgatgatgatggtgaatATTTACAGGTTTTTAATTCTTCATGGAGTTTGATCTGATCCCAGTTCAGATGCAGAACCCGACCCGGATCGTTGATTAGTGTTTCTGTCAGTGATGATTAAAGAATCTCTTAGTTTTCTGTCATTAATAACTTCATCTTCATCCTCCAGAACCCTCCCGGACCCGTCAGAACCCGGCCCGGTTGGCTAACAGAACCAGCAGCGGGCCTCCTGCGGCCATCGGATCAAAACGAAAAGTGCAAACAGAAATCCAACACGTGGAGGAAGACGCGCCGCTCCTTTAACCAGAGTCCTCCTCTCTGATTGGTAGATCTATCGGACATctcctcagccaatcagctgcaaGTGAAGATGAGGTGCAGATGGACAAACAGGATGAAGAAGCAGGTGAGGGGGAGGAGAAGGGAGGAGCTGGAGGTTCACCTGCCgacaggaggaagaggcggAGCTCCCCTCatcactgaaacagaaacaggaagagccaatcagaagaCAGGATTCAACTCTAAACTGTTAGCCGTTCCCCTGCTAGCTACGCTTCTTAGCATAACTAGTTAAGGCTTAGTTTGCTAAAACTTACTAAGttctaaacatttagctaatgtttatgattagttagaacactaatcataaacattgactccgctaatgctaaagcacaaATCATAAGCATTAGTTTAGCTAAAGAGCTAATCACAAAAATTAGCCTTCCTAATGCTAAACAGCTAATCATTAACATTAGTTTGACTAATGCTAAGGACATAGCCAGAAACATCGGCTGTGCTAATGCTATAGAGTGAAACCAACAGGTGATTAATGGAAGCAAAGACTAAtgcactgaaagaaaaacaagttctgctattagcacattagcagcTTAGTGGGTAAAGTGTCTGTTAGCGAGGAGGCAGAGTTAGCGAAGCTGCTACCTCGGCTAGCTCTGCTCGGGTAGATCTTGGTGAAGTGTCGGTACTCGTCCGGAGGCGGGAAGTCGTCCAGAGGATGGAAGGAGTACTTGGACTCGAAGTCGTCTACAGGAAGAGACACGAGTCAAGTTTTAACTCAGTAACAAGTCATTTCTAACATGGAGGGTCAGAAACAGCCGAGTCTCtgagaaacaggaaaacacaaGAGGAGCCGTCACAACCGACCAATCAGGAAGAGACTCACCAACAAAGGAGCgagggatggaggaggaggagtgtcCGTTACGGAGGGGAGGGGGCGGTGGGGGAGGGGCGGCGGGTGTGCGCGAGGGAGGGGGGGGAGGCTTTCCTCTGGAGGGGGGGTCCGAGGAGAGGGAGGGGCTACCGTGCGTCCTGTAGGGCGGAGGAGGCGGGGCTTCTCTGCCAGCCGCCCTCGCTGACGCCGGAGCAGCAGGAGCTGAGGAGAGATTGGTTCAGGAGATCAACGGCGTCCTGTGATTGGCTAAGAGCAAAAGGTGGCGGATGATGATGTCACTCACCTGCACCCCTGCTGGGCGGCTCTCTGACAGGGGGCGGCGGCCTGCTGGCACCCTGCTGGGATGGCGTGGGCGACGCTGGTGGCGGTGGAGGGGCGGGGCCTCTGGTAGGGGTGTGGCCTCCCGGTGAGGGGGCGGGCCTCTTGTTGCTCAGAGAGTTGTGGCGCTGCGGCAGTTCGGGCGCCGCCTcgccgccccctgctgggccGTTGATGCGGTACGGcggagggggcggggccagcGTGGAGCTGGAAGGGGCGGAGTTTCCCCCAGAGGTGGGGGGGCGTCTGCTGTTGCTAGGAGACGGGGGAGGCTTGGCGGGGAGGGGCGGGGTGTTGCTGGGTGTTGGTGGAAGGGGTTTCTCTCTGTTGTAGGATGaggagggaggggagggggCATTGCCACGGCGACCgagggggggaggaggaggaggggcgGAGGAGGAGTGCTTCATGCCTGTAGACGGGGAAGAAGGGGAGgcgggggaggaggagaggttgGGGAGCGAAGGTCGCTGAGGTCGAGTCGTCTCTGTCGGCGACAACGCCTGCGGGGAGGGGCTCTCTGCGTCGTCATGGCGATGGCTTGGAGGGCGAGGCGCTGCAGAACGGGTGGACGGAGGTCGTCCTGACGACAAGTCTGAGCGACAAACAGAGGGTAgaataaagtattcacaccctggAGCAAGGCCACTGAAaattcagtggaaggaaaatctgTCACAAACTCTGTGTGGCCTGCATTAAATCCGTCAGATCTACAGCTTCACCTTGAACAAaacgtggtggtggcagcatcatgctgtaaaACCAGCCACTCTGAACTCACAGCTACAGATATTATGGGATGGTTTAGAcaggcctagttaaagtccagacctgaattcAGCTGAGTCAGGAGTTAAACTTTGATGATCCAGACTGACGAGCAGCTGGACTGACTCCGGGGTTAAAACTAgaagcatgccacacttttcagctgTTTAGTGACAAATGGTCTTCCTTCCACCGAGTGTTCCTAATCGGCTCCTGACCTCCTACTGGCTTCAGCTTGGGGACTCCGCCCATGAACAGGCCTCCGATTGGAGGAGCGGAGCTCGACTTACTTCCTGCCACGCTGCCATTGGCTCCTGCGGCGGCTCCGCCTCCTCTGGGCTCTGGGGACCAAAACCACGGACAGGTGAGAAGGGGCGGGGCCTGGTATGGGCGCTGTGCTCTACGATGGGTTAGTGTGAGGCGGGATGCGGGTGGAGACGGTGAGGTGGGATGAGGTGGGATGAGGCGGTGGTGAGTGAGACGGTAAATTAAAGTGTTTACGCTCGCACGCCGCTCCGATGACATCATCGCCAGCACAAACAGTCAGAAACATGTTAAGAATCAGTGACATCACAGGTGATCAGAGAGCACAGGAAATCAAAATACAACAACTGGTCATCAACTCTGAGCCCCTCCCACTCCTGCTCAGGCCCCGCCCCCACAGGGCTgcagatttcaaaataagagcatcaaCATGACTCACTAACAGGAGGAATTTTTCTACCATGTTTATAAGTAGGGAGATAAATGTTGATACACATAATTCTACTGAAATTATGT
This window encodes:
- the LOC116736248 gene encoding WAS/WASL-interacting protein family member 2-like isoform X1, which encodes MPIPPPPPPPPTFSQANTTPPKLNREEVKGRGALLSDICKGTKLKKVAVVNDRSAPLLDSKTQTPKSQTPPTEHPYIRLYQYLSQSQPKQQGALSEEAQKKAGGPSSSPSLHSDDVIGAACEQPRGGGAAAGANGSVAGSKSSSAPPIGGLFMGGVPKLKPVGDLSSGRPPSTRSAAPRPPSHRHDDAESPSPQALSPTETTRPQRPSLPNLSSSPASPSSPSTGMKHSSSAPPPPPPLGRRGNAPSPPSSSYNREKPLPPTPSNTPPLPAKPPPSPSNSRRPPTSGGNSAPSSSTLAPPPPPYRINGPAGGGEAAPELPQRHNSLSNKRPAPSPGGHTPTRGPAPPPPPASPTPSQQGASRPPPPVREPPSRGAAPAAPASARAAGREAPPPPPYRTHGSPSLSSDPPSRGKPPPPPSRTPAAPPPPPPPLRNGHSSSSIPRSFVDDFESKYSFHPLDDFPPPDEYRHFTKIYPSRASRVMRGAPPLPPVGR
- the LOC116736248 gene encoding WAS/WASL-interacting protein family member 2-like isoform X5; amino-acid sequence: MPIPPPPPPPPTFSQANTTPPKLNREEVKGRGALLSDICKGTKLKKVAVVNDRSAPLLDKPRGGGAAAGANGSVAGSKSSSAPPIGGLFMGGVPKLKPVGDLSSGRPPSTRSAAPRPPSHRHDDAESPSPQALSPTETTRPQRPSLPNLSSSPASPSSPSTGMKHSSSAPPPPPPLGRRGNAPSPPSSSYNREKPLPPTPSNTPPLPAKPPPSPSNSRRPPTSGGNSAPSSSTLAPPPPPYRINGPAGGGEAAPELPQRHNSLSNKRPAPSPGGHTPTRGPAPPPPPASPTPSQQGASRPPPPVREPPSRGAAPAAPASARAAGREAPPPPPYRTHGSPSLSSDPPSRGKPPPPPSRTPAAPPPPPPPLRNGHSSSSIPRSFVDDFESKYSFHPLDDFPPPDEYRHFTKIYPSRASRVMRGAPPLPPVGR